In a single window of the Zea mays cultivar B73 chromosome 5, Zm-B73-REFERENCE-NAM-5.0, whole genome shotgun sequence genome:
- the LOC100383501 gene encoding uncharacterized LOC100383501, with the protein MAGGDAKDHAAEAPPPRPVDPFLRFLIPAPKPRPTALTRTEPPHRLIAPRAPVPALLRHDERLFIVPPTRPDWLPPPRPRPPVPPPPPPHPSRRYHSPPWPGAAARPRPRPPTNDLRARNAGRFAGAHVNGPRGRSPLDGGARSLPAFLPAPHPHDAGFLQRPKAAAAAHKEKKAWVAVQRKAEGEDRAALCEAHSRGDEGGVGEAEDQPQPEGEGEREQRQEDDGDRRLLLMDQQDDEKNDDDVKRSLPTDGTQATPPPNRVPRLQGRTRGSPAERRRDMDAFAPGFLAVYESLKPSGEQRSKQEQLVDSLARSVRKECPHAQMHLYGSCANSFGTSHSDVDVCLEMETGAESAVEVLVRLADVLRADGFENVEAITGARVPIVRMSDPGSGFSCDICINNLLAVANTRLLKDYARIDERLLQLAFLVKHWAKQRGVNEAYRGTLSSYAYVLMCINFLQLREPRILPCLQAMEPTYTLTVDGTECAYFDRVDQLQGFGAGNKASIGELLWGFFHYWASQHRYKRDVISVRLGKTIRKQEKGWTTRVGGDRHLMCIEDPFETGHDLGRVVDRQTIWIIREEMERAATVLQNDDDPCATLFEPYGYDL; encoded by the exons ATGGCCGGCGGCGACGCCAAGGACCACGCCGCCGAGGCCCCGCCGCCGCGCCCCGTCGACCCCTTCCTCCGCTTCCTCATCCCGGCCCCCAAGCCGCGCCCGACCGCGCTCACGCGCACTGAGCCGCCGCACCGCCTCATCGCGCCGCGGGCCCCGGTCCCGGCGCTGCTGCGCCACGACGAGCGCCTCTTCATCGTCCCGCCCACGCGCCCCGACTGGCTCCCGCCTCCCCGCCCTCGCCCGCCCgtcccaccgccgccaccgcctcatcCTTCCCGCCGATACCATTCTCCCCCCTGGCCGGGCGCGgcggcgcgcccgcgcccgcgcccgccgacGAACGACCTCAGGGCACGCAATGCGGGCCGCTTCGCCGGTGCGCATGTGAACGGCCCGAGGGGCAGGAGCCCCCTCGACGGTGGAGCCCGCTCCCTGCCTGCCTTCCTCCCCGCCCCGCACCCGCACGACGCTGGTTTCCTCCAGAGGCccaaggcggcggcggcggcgcacaaggagaagaaggcgtGGGTCGCCGTGCAGAGGAAGGCCGAGGGCGAGGATCGCGCGGCGCTCTGCGAAGCCCACTCCCGCGGGGACGAGGGGGGCGTTGGTGAAGCCGAGGACCAACCCCAACCGGAGGGCGAGGGTGAGCGCGAGCAGCGGCAGGAGGACGACGGTGACCGCCGCCTGCTTCTCATGGACCAGCAAGATGACGAAAAGAACGACGACGACGTGAAGCGTTCTCTGCCCACGGATGGCACCCAGGCCACGCCCCCACCGAACCGAGTTCCACGCCTGCAGGGCAGGACGCGCGGGTCACCGGCGGAACGCCGCCGCGACATGGACGCCTTCGCGCCTGGCTTCCTCGCGGTCTACGAGTCCCTGAAGCCGTCGGGAGAGCAGAGGTCCAAGCAGGAGCAGCTCGTGGACTCCCTCGCCAGGTCCGTCCGCAAGGAGTGTCCCCACGCGCAGATGCATCTCTACGGATCGTGCGCCAATTCGTTCGGCACGTCGCACAGCGACGTGGACGTCTGTctcgagatggagaccggcgccgAGAGCGCGGTCGAGGTTCTTGTGAGACTAGCAGACGTGTTGAGGGCCGACGGTTTCGAGAACGTGGAG GCAATCACCGGTGCTAGAGTTCCGATCGTAAGGATGTCGGATCCGGGAAGTGGTTTCTCCTGCGACATATGCATCAACAACCTCCTCGCCGTCGCCAACACGAGGCTTCTGAAGGATTACGCACGGATAGACGAGAGGTTGCTTCAGCTGGCCTTTCTTGTGAAGCATTGGGCCAAACAGAGAGGCGTGAACGAGGCGTACCGTGGGACGCTCTCCAGCTACGC GTATGTTCTTATGTGCATCAACTTCTTGCAGCTCCGCGAGCCAAGGATTCTGCCTTGCCTGCAG GCCATGGAGCCAACCTACACCCTGACGGTCGACGGCACTGAGTGCGCGTACTTCGACAGAGTCGACCAGCTCCAGGGTTTTGGCGCCGGCAACAAGGCCAGCATTGGTGAGCTGCTGTGGGGGTTCTTCCACTACTGGGCGTCCCAGCACCGCTACAAGCGCGACGTCATCTCCGTCCGCCTGGGGAAGACGATCAG AAAGCAGGAGAAGGGCTGGACGACGCGCGTCGGGGGCGACCGCCACCTGATGTGCATCGAGGATCCGTTCGAGACCGGCCATGACCTCGGCCGCGTCGTCGACAGGCAGACCATCTGGATCATCAGGGAGGAGATGGAGCGAGCCGCCACCGTGCTGCAGAACGACGACGACCCCTGCGCGACTCTCTTCGAGCCCTATGGTTATGACTTATGA
- the LOC103626548 gene encoding protein DETOXIFICATION 46, chloroplastic isoform X1, protein MSAHLRLLSAAHVSAPTPTSLHRLRGPPPSPPAARLRLLLRPPRLGGSQARFAGAVRCSGSASAPAVARVGEDSDAAAGIWEQVRDIVVFAGPALGLWICGPLMSLIDTMVIGQTSALQLAALGPGTVFCDYLSYIFMFLSVATSNMVATSLAKKDEELTQHQVSMLLFLALACGIGMFLFTKVFGTQVLTAFTGSGNYELISSANTYAQIRGFAWPAVLVGLVAQSASLGMKDSWGPLKALAAASVINGVGDIFLCSVCDYGIAGAAWATMVSQVVAAFMMMQNLSNKGFRAFSFTIPSVRELLQIFEIAAPVFVTMTSKVAFYALLTYSATSMGAITLAAHQVMINVLCMCTVWGEPLSQTAQSFMPELVYGANRNLTKARMLLKSLVIIGAITGLTLGVVGTLVPWLFPSVFTNDQRVIQQMHRVLAPYFSVLLVTPSIHSLEGTLLAGRDLRYLSQSMGVCFSIGTLLLMLLRSKGSLAGCWWVLVLFQWSRFGSALLRLVSPTGMLFNKNFNQVEYIEAKTT, encoded by the exons ATGTCCGCGCACCTCCGCCTACTCTCGGCCGCCCACGTCTCCGCGCCCACACCCACCTCCCTCCACCGCCTCCGTGgccctcctccttctcctcccgcGGCCCGCCTCCGGCTGCTGCTGCGACCGCCGCGGCTCGGGGGGAGCCAGGCGCGCTTCGCCGGCGCCGTCCGCTGCTCCGGCTCGGCGTCGGCGCCGGCGGTCGCGCGGGTTGGCGAGGACAGCGACGCGGCGGCGGGCATATGGGAGCAGGTGCGGGATATCGTCGTGTTCGCCGGCCCCGCGCTAGGGCTCTGGATCTGCGGTCCGCTCATGAGCCTCATCGACACCATGGTCATCGGCCAGACCTCCGCACTCCAGCTCGCCGCGCTAG GGCctgggacagtgttctgcgattacCTAAGCTACATATTCATGTTCCTCTCGGTCGCAACATCCAACATGGTGGCCACCTCCTTAGCCAAAAAG GATGAAGAACTTACACAACATCAAGTGTCTATGTTACTGTTTCTTGCTCTTGCTTGTGGCATAGGAATGTTTTTGTTCACCAAGGTGTTTGGTACTCAAGTATTGACTG CTTTTACTGGATCTGGGAATTATGAACTTATTTCTTCGGCCAATACATATGCACAG ATAAGAGGTTTCGCATGGCCTGCAGTTCTTGTTGGCTTAGTTGCTCAAAGTGCTAG TCTGGGCATGAAGGACTCTTGGGGTCCTTTGAAGGCATTGGCAGCTGCTAGTGTTATAAATGGTGTTGGTGATATATTTCTTTGCTCTGTTTGTGACTATGGAATTGCTGGTGCTGCCTGGGCAACTATGGTTTCACAG GTTGTTGCAGCTTTCATGATGATGCAAAATCTAAGCAATAAGGGTTTTCGAGCTTTCTCATTTACGATTCCATCAGTTAGAGAGCTATTGCAGATATTTGAAATTGCAGCTCCTGTTTTTGTGACAATGACGTCCAAG GTGGCATTTTATGCATTGCTCACATATTCTGCGACTTCTATGGGAGCAATAACGCTTGCAGCCCATCAG GTTATGATCAATGTCTTATGCATGTGTACTGTTTGGGGCGAACCTCTGTCTCAAACTGCACAGTCATTCATGCCTGAGCTGGTATATGGTGCTAATCGGAATCTGACCAAG GCAAGGATGCTATTGAAGTCACTTGTGATCATTGGAGCGATAACTGGATTGACCTTGGGGGTAGTAGGGACACTTGTTCCATGGCTTTTCCCCAGTGTCTTTACCAATGACCAAAGGGTCATCCAGCAG ATGCACCGAGTACTGGCTCCATATTTCAGTGTATTGCTGGTGACTCCTTCAATACACTCCCTTGAGGGAACACTCTTG GCTGGAAGGGATTTGAGATATTTGAGTCAATCAATGGGTGTCTGCTTTTCCATTGGAACCCTTCTCTTGATG CTTCTCCGCAGCAAGGGTAGCTTGGCAGGATGCTGGTGGGTTCTCGTCTTATTTCAGTGG AGCCGGTTCGGAAGCGCTTTGCTACGACTTGTTTCTCCGACGGGCATGCTGTTCAACAAAAACTTCAACCAGGTCGAGTACATTGAGGCAAAAACGACATGA
- the LOC103626548 gene encoding protein DETOXIFICATION 46, chloroplastic isoform X2 — MSAHLRLLSAAHVSAPTPTSLHRLRGPPPSPPAARLRLLLRPPRLGGSQARFAGAVRCSGSASAPAVARVGEDSDAAAGIWEQVRDIVVFAGPALGLWICGPLMSLIDTMVIGQTSALQLAALGPGTVFCDYLSYIFMFLSVATSNMVATSLAKKDEELTQHQVSMLLFLALACGIGMFLFTKVFGTQVLTAFTGSGNYELISSANTYAQIRGFAWPAVLVGLVAQSASLGMKDSWGPLKALAAASVINGVGDIFLCSVCDYGIAGAAWATMVSQVVAAFMMMQNLSNKGFRAFSFTIPSVRELLQIFEIAAPVFVTMTSKVAFYALLTYSATSMGAITLAAHQVMINVLCMCTVWGEPLSQTAQSFMPELVYGANRNLTKARMLLKSLVIIGAITGLTLGVVGTLVPWLFPSVFTNDQRVIQQMHRVLAPYFSVLLVTPSIHSLEGTLLAGRDLRYLSQSMGVCFSIGTLLLMLRRL, encoded by the exons ATGTCCGCGCACCTCCGCCTACTCTCGGCCGCCCACGTCTCCGCGCCCACACCCACCTCCCTCCACCGCCTCCGTGgccctcctccttctcctcccgcGGCCCGCCTCCGGCTGCTGCTGCGACCGCCGCGGCTCGGGGGGAGCCAGGCGCGCTTCGCCGGCGCCGTCCGCTGCTCCGGCTCGGCGTCGGCGCCGGCGGTCGCGCGGGTTGGCGAGGACAGCGACGCGGCGGCGGGCATATGGGAGCAGGTGCGGGATATCGTCGTGTTCGCCGGCCCCGCGCTAGGGCTCTGGATCTGCGGTCCGCTCATGAGCCTCATCGACACCATGGTCATCGGCCAGACCTCCGCACTCCAGCTCGCCGCGCTAG GGCctgggacagtgttctgcgattacCTAAGCTACATATTCATGTTCCTCTCGGTCGCAACATCCAACATGGTGGCCACCTCCTTAGCCAAAAAG GATGAAGAACTTACACAACATCAAGTGTCTATGTTACTGTTTCTTGCTCTTGCTTGTGGCATAGGAATGTTTTTGTTCACCAAGGTGTTTGGTACTCAAGTATTGACTG CTTTTACTGGATCTGGGAATTATGAACTTATTTCTTCGGCCAATACATATGCACAG ATAAGAGGTTTCGCATGGCCTGCAGTTCTTGTTGGCTTAGTTGCTCAAAGTGCTAG TCTGGGCATGAAGGACTCTTGGGGTCCTTTGAAGGCATTGGCAGCTGCTAGTGTTATAAATGGTGTTGGTGATATATTTCTTTGCTCTGTTTGTGACTATGGAATTGCTGGTGCTGCCTGGGCAACTATGGTTTCACAG GTTGTTGCAGCTTTCATGATGATGCAAAATCTAAGCAATAAGGGTTTTCGAGCTTTCTCATTTACGATTCCATCAGTTAGAGAGCTATTGCAGATATTTGAAATTGCAGCTCCTGTTTTTGTGACAATGACGTCCAAG GTGGCATTTTATGCATTGCTCACATATTCTGCGACTTCTATGGGAGCAATAACGCTTGCAGCCCATCAG GTTATGATCAATGTCTTATGCATGTGTACTGTTTGGGGCGAACCTCTGTCTCAAACTGCACAGTCATTCATGCCTGAGCTGGTATATGGTGCTAATCGGAATCTGACCAAG GCAAGGATGCTATTGAAGTCACTTGTGATCATTGGAGCGATAACTGGATTGACCTTGGGGGTAGTAGGGACACTTGTTCCATGGCTTTTCCCCAGTGTCTTTACCAATGACCAAAGGGTCATCCAGCAG ATGCACCGAGTACTGGCTCCATATTTCAGTGTATTGCTGGTGACTCCTTCAATACACTCCCTTGAGGGAACACTCTTG GCTGGAAGGGATTTGAGATATTTGAGTCAATCAATGGGTGTCTGCTTTTCCATTGGAACCCTTCTCTTGATG CTGCGAAGGCTGTGA